One window of the Corynebacterium glutamicum ATCC 13032 genome contains the following:
- the glgP gene encoding alpha-glucan family phosphorylase, with protein MKLAHNLRWSWREEAKQLFRDIDPELWEQLDEDPKQMLLQAPATRLQFLAGDDEYLGRVNAEEQNLSEYLSDKLWYQDTADATDAVGDPLVAYFSMEFGIHPSLPIYSGGLGVLAGENMKSASDLGVPLIGVGLLYTHGYFTQSLSGDGWQQEEYKYHDPAELPIEAVKDKNGEQVTVSVTYPGAQEVKIALWVANVGRIPLLLLDTNIEANPEELRNVTDRLYGGDNEHRIKQELVLGVGGVRAVNAFCEARGLKRSSVAHLNEGHAGFLTLERIRERIAEGMEYPAAFEQVRASNIFTTHTPVPAGIDRFDMEMVRRYLGGGQPEDQQLCVGVPIEKALELGQESDPHRFNMAHMGLRASQHANGVAKLHGEVSRDMFAGLYPGYEPREVPIGHVTNGVHLPTWVKPEMKELIDRVTGGADLAVADSWSNPQAVESEKIWKVRNKFRADLVEVARAATAKSWSHRGHTEAELAWTSRVLDPNVLTIGFARRVSTYKRLTLMLRNPERLRSILLNEERPVQFVIAGKAHPHDMGGKKLMQEIVHFADQAGVRDRFLFLPDYDINLASYLISGADVWLNNPVRPQEASGTSGMKAVMNGGLTLSISDGWWDEMPKETTGWTIPTVESQDLECRDHLESQALYDLLENEVAPLFYKRDKNGIPQDWLDLVRESWTTLSPMVTSTRMVRDYTTQYYRPTKHQAELIAQPAEAADYAAWLEHIKAEWAGVKVSDLKISESAITAQELEVSVRVDSGSLNDDEFQAQALFGALGHNGDIEDPEITVLTPRGDGAYAAKVSTDLPGNYGITARVVPNNRMLVSPAETRLITYLEN; from the coding sequence GTGAAGCTGGCGCATAATCTGCGCTGGTCATGGCGTGAGGAAGCAAAGCAGCTTTTCCGCGACATCGACCCAGAATTGTGGGAACAGCTCGACGAAGATCCTAAGCAGATGCTTCTCCAGGCACCAGCAACTCGTTTGCAGTTCCTCGCAGGCGATGATGAGTACCTAGGTCGAGTCAACGCCGAGGAGCAAAACCTCAGCGAATACCTCAGCGACAAGCTGTGGTACCAGGACACCGCAGATGCAACCGATGCTGTCGGAGATCCACTCGTTGCGTACTTCTCCATGGAGTTTGGCATTCACCCAAGCCTGCCAATCTACTCTGGCGGACTTGGTGTGCTTGCGGGCGAGAACATGAAGTCTGCATCTGACTTGGGTGTGCCACTGATCGGTGTTGGTTTGCTCTACACCCACGGCTACTTCACCCAGTCACTGTCCGGTGACGGTTGGCAGCAGGAAGAGTACAAGTACCACGATCCAGCAGAACTGCCGATTGAGGCAGTTAAAGATAAGAACGGCGAGCAGGTCACTGTTTCTGTCACCTACCCAGGTGCGCAGGAAGTAAAGATTGCACTGTGGGTAGCAAACGTTGGCCGCATCCCATTGCTGCTGCTTGATACCAACATCGAGGCAAACCCAGAAGAGCTCCGCAACGTTACTGACCGCCTGTACGGTGGCGACAATGAGCACCGCATCAAGCAGGAACTCGTTCTCGGTGTTGGTGGCGTCCGCGCTGTCAACGCATTCTGCGAAGCTCGTGGTCTGAAGCGCTCATCTGTTGCACACCTCAACGAAGGCCACGCAGGTTTCCTGACCCTGGAGCGTATCCGCGAGCGCATCGCAGAGGGCATGGAGTACCCAGCAGCATTCGAGCAGGTTCGTGCGTCCAACATCTTCACCACCCACACCCCAGTCCCAGCAGGCATCGACCGCTTCGACATGGAGATGGTGCGTCGTTATCTCGGTGGCGGTCAGCCAGAAGATCAGCAGCTGTGCGTTGGTGTTCCAATTGAGAAGGCACTTGAGCTTGGTCAAGAGTCCGATCCACACCGCTTCAACATGGCTCATATGGGCCTTCGCGCGAGCCAACATGCTAATGGCGTCGCAAAGCTTCATGGTGAAGTAAGCCGTGACATGTTCGCCGGCCTGTACCCCGGATATGAGCCTCGTGAAGTGCCCATCGGGCACGTCACCAACGGTGTTCACCTGCCGACGTGGGTCAAGCCAGAGATGAAGGAACTCATCGATCGCGTCACTGGCGGCGCTGATCTTGCGGTTGCTGATTCTTGGTCAAACCCACAGGCTGTCGAGTCTGAGAAGATCTGGAAGGTGCGCAACAAGTTCCGTGCTGACCTAGTGGAGGTTGCTCGCGCTGCAACTGCAAAGTCCTGGTCTCACCGTGGACACACCGAAGCAGAACTTGCGTGGACCTCCCGCGTTCTGGATCCAAACGTGCTGACCATTGGTTTCGCACGTCGCGTATCCACCTACAAGCGCTTGACCTTGATGCTGCGCAACCCTGAACGCCTGCGTTCCATCTTGCTTAATGAGGAACGCCCAGTTCAGTTCGTTATTGCTGGTAAGGCACACCCACATGACATGGGTGGCAAGAAGCTCATGCAGGAAATCGTCCACTTCGCTGATCAAGCTGGTGTCCGTGACCGTTTCCTCTTCCTGCCTGATTACGACATCAACCTGGCCAGCTACCTGATCTCTGGTGCTGACGTGTGGCTGAACAACCCAGTGCGCCCTCAGGAAGCATCGGGAACCTCCGGTATGAAGGCCGTCATGAATGGTGGCCTGACCCTGTCCATCTCTGATGGTTGGTGGGATGAAATGCCTAAGGAGACCACCGGCTGGACCATCCCAACCGTTGAGTCCCAGGACTTGGAATGCCGCGACCACCTGGAATCCCAGGCGCTGTACGACCTGCTGGAAAACGAAGTTGCACCGCTGTTTTACAAGCGCGACAAGAACGGCATCCCACAGGACTGGCTGGACCTGGTTCGCGAATCCTGGACCACCCTGTCACCAATGGTCACCTCCACCCGCATGGTGCGCGACTACACCACCCAGTACTACCGCCCAACCAAACACCAGGCAGAGCTCATTGCGCAGCCTGCAGAAGCAGCGGATTACGCGGCATGGCTTGAGCACATCAAAGCAGAGTGGGCTGGCGTCAAGGTCTCAGACCTGAAGATCAGCGAGAGCGCCATCACGGCGCAGGAGCTTGAAGTCAGCGTTCGCGTTGATTCCGGTTCGCTTAACGACGACGAGTTCCAAGCTCAGGCACTCTTTGGTGCGCTCGGACACAACGGTGACATCGAAGATCCAGAAATCACCGTTTTGACCCCACGCGGCGATGGCGCCTACGCGGCAAAGGTCAGCACTGACCTGCCAGGCAACTACGGCATCACTGCCCGCGTTGTTCCAAACAACAGGATGCTGGTCAGCCCAGCGGAAACCCGCCTGATCACCTACTTGGAGAACTAG
- a CDS encoding TIGR02234 family membrane protein: MKPRVLSALGIGAGALVVWISSRMNWVTIEAFDDKSGSVTQSIVGATWSTEIMALALALLAAFAAALVLKRMGRRIIGGISALIAVGASLSPLALLTQDPDAERARTLLTSGVASQKANSGTLLSDWAEIINTTTHPLAAVVAMIGCALALVGGVVLAMRPGEDTAKSNQYERKQARAEKIHTDLAQDPDSGRVMWDALDEDIDFTEKTQKSKETPGQS; the protein is encoded by the coding sequence ATGAAGCCACGCGTGCTGTCAGCATTAGGCATTGGAGCTGGCGCCCTGGTTGTCTGGATCAGCTCACGCATGAACTGGGTAACCATCGAGGCTTTCGACGATAAATCAGGTAGTGTCACCCAATCTATTGTGGGTGCAACCTGGTCTACAGAAATCATGGCGCTTGCACTTGCTTTGCTCGCTGCCTTCGCCGCCGCGTTGGTGCTCAAGCGCATGGGTCGGCGCATCATTGGTGGTATTTCGGCGCTGATCGCGGTGGGTGCCAGCCTGTCTCCACTCGCGCTTCTCACCCAAGACCCAGACGCAGAACGGGCCCGAACCCTGCTGACCTCCGGTGTGGCCTCACAGAAGGCTAATTCCGGAACCCTGCTGTCTGATTGGGCGGAGATCATCAATACCACCACCCATCCACTGGCGGCAGTGGTAGCCATGATTGGCTGCGCGCTAGCCCTAGTCGGTGGCGTTGTCCTTGCCATGCGCCCTGGCGAGGACACAGCGAAAAGCAATCAGTATGAGCGTAAACAGGCTCGCGCTGAGAAAATCCACACCGATTTGGCCCAAGATCCAGACTCCGGTCGTGTGATGTGGGACGCACTCGATGAAGACATTGACTTCACCGAGAAGACTCAGAAATCCAAAGAAACCCCAGGTCAAAGCTAG
- the pyk gene encoding pyruvate kinase, which translates to MDRRTKIVCTLGPAVASADGILRLVEDGMDVARLNFSHGDHPDHEQNYKWVREAAEKTGRAVGILADLQGPKIRLGRFTDGATVWENGETIRITVDDVEGTHDRVSTTYKNLAKDAKPGDRLLVDDGKVGLVCVSVEGNDVICEVVEGGPVSNNKGVSLPGMDISVPALSEKDIRDLRFALKLGVDFIALSFVRSPADAELVHKIMDEEGRRVPVIAKLEKPEAVTSLEPIVLAFDAVMVARGDLGVEVPLEEVPLVQKRAIQIARENAKPVIVATQMLDSMIENSRPTRAEASDVANAVLDGADAVMLSGETSVGKDPHNVVRTMSRIVRFAETDGRVPDLTHIPRTKRGVISYSARDIAERLNARALVAFTTSGDTAKRVARLHSHLPLLVFTPNEAVRSELALTWGATTFLCPPVSDTDDMMREVDRALLAMPEYNKGDMMVVVAGSPPGVTGNTNMIHVHLLGDDTRIAKL; encoded by the coding sequence GTGGATAGACGAACTAAGATTGTATGTACCCTAGGCCCAGCGGTGGCTAGTGCAGATGGAATTCTGCGTTTGGTAGAAGACGGCATGGATGTTGCTCGCCTCAACTTCTCCCATGGTGACCACCCAGATCATGAGCAAAACTACAAGTGGGTCCGCGAGGCGGCGGAGAAGACTGGCCGTGCAGTCGGTATTCTCGCAGACCTCCAAGGACCGAAGATCCGTCTTGGCCGTTTCACTGACGGCGCAACCGTGTGGGAAAACGGCGAGACCATTCGGATCACCGTTGACGATGTAGAGGGAACGCACGATCGTGTGTCCACCACCTACAAGAATCTGGCAAAAGACGCGAAGCCAGGCGACCGCCTGCTCGTTGATGACGGCAAGGTTGGCCTCGTCTGCGTTTCCGTCGAAGGTAACGACGTCATCTGTGAGGTTGTTGAGGGCGGACCAGTCTCCAACAACAAGGGTGTTTCCCTGCCAGGTATGGATATTTCCGTACCTGCACTGTCCGAAAAGGATATCCGTGACCTGCGCTTCGCCCTGAAGCTCGGCGTGGACTTTATTGCACTGTCCTTCGTACGTTCCCCAGCAGATGCTGAACTCGTTCACAAGATCATGGACGAAGAAGGTCGTCGTGTTCCTGTGATCGCCAAGCTGGAAAAGCCAGAGGCTGTCACCTCCCTCGAGCCAATCGTGTTGGCATTCGACGCCGTCATGGTTGCTCGTGGTGACCTCGGCGTTGAGGTTCCTCTGGAGGAGGTTCCACTGGTTCAGAAGCGCGCAATCCAGATTGCCCGTGAGAACGCAAAGCCAGTTATCGTGGCAACCCAGATGCTGGATTCCATGATTGAGAACTCCCGCCCAACCCGTGCGGAAGCTTCTGACGTGGCAAACGCTGTGCTCGATGGCGCAGATGCTGTCATGCTTTCTGGTGAAACTTCAGTGGGCAAAGATCCGCACAACGTTGTGCGCACCATGTCTCGCATTGTTCGCTTCGCTGAAACCGACGGTCGCGTCCCAGACCTGACCCACATCCCTCGCACTAAGCGTGGCGTTATTTCCTACTCTGCACGTGATATCGCCGAGCGCCTCAACGCTCGTGCATTGGTTGCGTTCACCACCTCTGGTGATACCGCAAAGCGTGTGGCTCGTCTGCACAGCCACCTGCCACTGCTCGTGTTCACTCCAAATGAGGCAGTTCGCTCTGAGCTGGCGCTGACCTGGGGTGCAACCACCTTCCTGTGTCCACCTGTCAGCGATACCGATGACATGATGCGCGAAGTCGACCGTGCTCTTTTAGCAATGCCTGAGTACAACAAGGGTGACATGATGGTTGTTGTTGCAGGTTCCCCTCCTGGTGTTACCGGTAACACCAACATGATTCACGTCCACCTTCTTGGTGACGACACAAGGATTGCAAAGCTCTAA
- a CDS encoding DUF4921 family protein produces the protein MTSPHSFSVTPIRTMADGTIKQIHPFTGTEVWTVPGRGNRPLSHPASTIVELSAHDHTSYCAFCSDNMLSTPPEKSRIIIDSSGDFDILPGALPGELSETTPEFRRVPNLFEIVSFDYWHQNFGFDMDSETAMRMAQYLAIPEGREHVLAIVRTRLSAAGEDPAHMTDGELLEKAPSYFAGGHDVIIGRRHFVDDATTSDQLASSGTLTVKEHEAFIRLTVDGIRDLYHRNRYAPYVVAFQNWLKPAGASFDHLHKQLVAIDERGRLIADELHHLRGNPNMYNELAVDYAGYHNLIIAENDHAVAFAGFGHRYPTIEIYSKSAIPEPWLQSDEEIQAMSNLIHACHAATGADVPCNEEWVHKPIDVDMPMPWHVMIKWRVSTLAGFEGGTKVYLNTLSPHKVRDRVVKEMYRLRDEELIASDLRIAMECSVERNSLKYNPLL, from the coding sequence ATGACTAGCCCCCATTCTTTTTCTGTCACCCCCATTCGCACCATGGCTGACGGCACGATCAAACAGATTCACCCTTTCACAGGCACCGAAGTGTGGACGGTCCCTGGGCGTGGAAATCGACCTCTGTCACATCCCGCTTCTACGATCGTCGAACTATCTGCACACGATCACACCTCTTACTGTGCATTTTGTTCCGACAATATGCTCTCCACTCCGCCTGAGAAATCGCGCATCATCATTGATAGCTCCGGCGACTTTGACATCCTTCCCGGAGCATTGCCTGGTGAGCTTTCAGAAACCACTCCGGAATTTCGACGAGTCCCCAATCTGTTTGAGATTGTCTCTTTTGACTACTGGCACCAGAATTTTGGTTTCGATATGGATTCAGAAACCGCCATGCGCATGGCGCAATACTTGGCGATTCCAGAAGGTCGCGAACATGTTTTAGCCATTGTGCGCACCCGACTTTCTGCCGCTGGTGAAGATCCCGCGCACATGACCGATGGCGAGTTGTTAGAAAAAGCTCCCAGCTACTTTGCTGGTGGTCATGACGTCATCATCGGACGCCGACACTTTGTCGATGACGCAACCACCAGTGATCAATTGGCCTCATCTGGAACACTGACCGTTAAAGAGCATGAGGCGTTCATCCGCCTGACTGTCGATGGCATCAGGGATTTGTACCACCGCAACCGTTACGCACCGTATGTAGTGGCGTTTCAAAACTGGTTGAAACCCGCCGGCGCGTCTTTTGACCATCTTCATAAACAGCTCGTCGCCATTGATGAACGCGGCCGACTTATTGCCGATGAACTGCATCATCTACGTGGCAATCCCAATATGTACAACGAACTTGCTGTTGATTACGCCGGATACCACAACCTGATCATCGCGGAAAACGATCACGCCGTGGCCTTCGCAGGTTTCGGTCACCGCTACCCCACCATTGAGATTTACTCTAAGTCCGCTATTCCTGAACCCTGGCTTCAAAGCGACGAGGAAATCCAAGCGATGAGCAACCTCATCCATGCATGCCATGCTGCAACCGGCGCAGATGTACCCTGCAATGAGGAATGGGTACACAAACCAATCGATGTTGATATGCCAATGCCCTGGCATGTGATGATCAAATGGCGTGTTTCTACCCTGGCAGGTTTTGAAGGTGGCACCAAGGTGTATCTCAATACGCTGTCTCCACACAAGGTCCGAGACCGTGTGGTGAAAGAAATGTACCGACTACGCGATGAAGAACTCATCGCATCTGATCTGCGCATCGCCATGGAATGCTCCGTTGAACGCAACAGCCTTAAATACAATCCCCTCCTATAA
- a CDS encoding amidohydrolase, whose product MSRISELLNNHGVDLSWQEAAYQDFHEHPELSGFESETADRIQKYLERFDCEVIPNVGGYGILAVFRNGSTDPGAPVALMRADFDGLPVKEITGVPFASTRMRPHDGANVHVMHACGHDVHVTALLGACAILDERRDAWEGTFIALFQPSEENSQGANKMVAGGLVDLIPRPDVCFGQHVVPGAAGTVMSMPGGALAACDSIEIRIQGRSAHGSMPHNSIDPTYVAAMIVVRLQGIVGREVSPEDFAVISVGTLQSGNTNNTIPASARLVLNCRFYNDKVKHKVYRAIERVVRGECLASGIEEEPVIEYFAHGDLTNNTPVVFDTVRPVFDDVFGEDSIDAYRWTASEDFPSIPKAFNSPYLYWTIGVTPRDQWTEAVERDRVASDVPANHMGDFLPDYAPTMSAATRAAAAALLTYLGTN is encoded by the coding sequence ATGAGCCGCATTTCAGAACTTCTAAACAATCATGGTGTTGATCTGTCGTGGCAAGAGGCCGCATATCAGGATTTCCACGAACATCCTGAGCTCTCCGGCTTCGAATCAGAGACCGCAGATCGCATTCAGAAATACCTCGAGCGTTTTGATTGTGAGGTGATTCCAAATGTTGGCGGTTACGGCATTCTGGCCGTGTTCCGAAATGGGTCGACAGATCCTGGTGCCCCTGTTGCGTTAATGCGCGCAGATTTCGATGGCCTTCCCGTCAAGGAAATCACCGGAGTTCCGTTTGCTTCCACTCGTATGCGTCCGCATGATGGGGCAAATGTCCATGTCATGCACGCATGCGGCCACGATGTCCACGTCACCGCGCTGCTTGGTGCGTGTGCCATTTTAGATGAGCGTCGCGATGCATGGGAAGGCACGTTCATCGCGTTGTTCCAGCCATCGGAGGAAAACTCCCAAGGCGCTAACAAGATGGTCGCCGGCGGTTTAGTTGATCTGATCCCACGCCCTGATGTGTGCTTTGGCCAGCATGTAGTCCCCGGTGCTGCAGGAACCGTGATGAGCATGCCTGGCGGTGCTCTCGCTGCCTGCGATTCCATTGAAATCCGCATTCAGGGTCGCAGCGCCCATGGTTCCATGCCTCATAATTCCATCGATCCCACTTATGTTGCAGCGATGATTGTCGTGCGACTCCAAGGAATCGTGGGCCGCGAGGTTTCTCCAGAGGATTTCGCCGTTATTTCTGTGGGCACCCTCCAGTCGGGCAACACCAACAACACCATTCCAGCAAGTGCTCGTTTGGTGTTGAACTGCCGTTTCTACAACGACAAAGTCAAGCACAAGGTCTACCGAGCCATCGAACGTGTTGTCCGTGGTGAATGCCTTGCTTCCGGTATTGAGGAAGAACCTGTCATTGAGTACTTCGCCCACGGTGATCTCACCAACAACACCCCTGTTGTCTTCGATACTGTGCGCCCTGTCTTCGACGATGTTTTCGGCGAGGATTCTATTGACGCTTACCGGTGGACTGCGTCGGAGGATTTCCCCTCCATTCCTAAGGCATTCAACAGCCCTTACCTGTACTGGACGATTGGTGTCACGCCGCGCGATCAGTGGACAGAAGCCGTAGAAAGAGACCGCGTGGCATCGGATGTGCCAGCCAATCACATGGGAGATTTCCTCCCTGATTATGCGCCGACGATGTCCGCTGCCACCCGCGCAGCCGCAGCCGCGCTGCTGACCTACTTGGGAACTAACTAA
- the lgt gene encoding prolipoprotein diacylglyceryl transferase translates to MTLATIPSPPQGVWYLGPIPIRAYAMCIIAGIIVAIWLTRKRYAARGGNPEIVLDAAIVAVPAGIIGGRIYHVITDNQKYFCDTCNPVDAFKITNGGLGIWGAVILGGLAVAVFFRYKKLPLAPFADAVAPAVILAQGIGRLGNWFNQELYGAETTVPWALEIYYRVDENGKFAPVTGTSTGEVMATVHPTFLYELLWNLLIFALLMWADKRFKLGHGRVFALYVAGYTLGRFWIEQMRVDEATLIGGIRINTIVSAVVFAGAIIVFFLLKKGRETPEEVDPTFAASVAADAVASPDGKPLPKAGEGIDGETPSTR, encoded by the coding sequence ATGACTTTGGCCACGATTCCCTCACCACCGCAGGGTGTGTGGTACTTGGGTCCCATTCCGATTAGGGCCTATGCGATGTGCATCATCGCTGGCATTATTGTTGCCATTTGGCTGACGAGAAAGCGCTACGCCGCCCGCGGTGGAAACCCTGAAATCGTCCTTGATGCAGCGATCGTGGCAGTTCCTGCCGGAATCATCGGTGGACGCATTTATCACGTCATTACCGACAACCAAAAGTACTTCTGCGATACCTGTAACCCCGTCGACGCCTTCAAAATCACCAACGGTGGTCTGGGCATCTGGGGTGCAGTGATCCTCGGTGGCCTGGCAGTGGCCGTATTCTTCCGGTACAAAAAGCTTCCTCTTGCACCTTTCGCAGATGCCGTGGCACCTGCAGTTATCCTGGCGCAGGGAATTGGTCGTCTGGGCAACTGGTTTAACCAGGAGCTCTACGGTGCAGAAACTACCGTTCCATGGGCTTTGGAAATCTACTATCGGGTAGATGAAAATGGAAAATTCGCACCGGTGACAGGAACATCCACCGGTGAAGTAATGGCTACTGTTCATCCAACATTCCTCTATGAACTGTTGTGGAACCTACTGATCTTCGCTTTGTTGATGTGGGCTGACAAGCGATTCAAGCTGGGACATGGCCGAGTATTTGCACTCTACGTAGCTGGTTATACCTTGGGCCGTTTCTGGATTGAACAAATGCGCGTTGATGAAGCCACGCTTATTGGCGGCATCCGAATCAACACCATCGTCTCCGCAGTAGTGTTTGCCGGCGCGATCATCGTGTTCTTCCTGTTGAAGAAGGGTAGGGAAACTCCCGAAGAGGTAGATCCGACTTTCGCAGCGTCTGTTGCAGCAGATGCTGTAGCTTCGCCGGATGGAAAACCCTTGCCGAAAGCAGGGGAGGGCATTGATGGAGAAACGCCCTCAACGCGATAG
- a CDS encoding VOC family protein, producing the protein MALLEQSINSDTFMDAVSLRVGDLEGMTSYYSSILSVEPMEEKVHGKEVHRVLGRNGTPLLRLISTPGLPAVDPRQAGLYHTAFLFDTQESLAATVYRAAQESRSRFVGSSDHLVSEAFYFTDPEGNGIELYVDRPRSAWKYADNGDVRMDTIYLDPNQYLQSHLSETVLNNTAILPASIGHVHLQVGNVERARQFYVDKIGFDATTSIPNALFASAGGYHHHVAMNTWNSAGAGPRAATLGLADVAVIVPVREDLDMLVSRLKGEEFFDNGTSVVTRDPWGTHITVSLPGVSTDELLNR; encoded by the coding sequence ATGGCACTTCTTGAGCAGAGCATCAATAGCGACACCTTCATGGATGCAGTTAGCCTTCGCGTCGGCGACCTAGAGGGTATGACTAGTTACTACTCTTCAATCCTTAGCGTTGAACCAATGGAAGAAAAAGTTCACGGAAAAGAAGTTCACCGTGTACTCGGTCGCAATGGCACCCCACTGCTTCGCCTGATTTCTACCCCAGGTCTTCCTGCGGTAGATCCTCGTCAAGCTGGCCTTTATCACACCGCTTTCCTCTTCGATACCCAAGAGAGCTTGGCTGCCACCGTTTACCGCGCAGCGCAAGAATCACGCTCACGTTTTGTGGGTTCTTCAGATCACCTAGTCTCTGAAGCTTTTTACTTCACCGATCCTGAGGGAAACGGCATTGAGCTCTATGTTGACCGCCCTCGAAGTGCATGGAAGTATGCAGACAACGGCGATGTCCGCATGGACACCATCTACTTGGATCCAAACCAGTACCTTCAGAGTCATCTCAGCGAAACCGTTTTGAACAACACCGCTATTCTCCCTGCGAGCATCGGACACGTTCACCTTCAGGTAGGCAACGTCGAGCGAGCCCGTCAATTCTATGTGGACAAGATTGGTTTTGATGCCACCACATCAATCCCCAATGCACTGTTTGCCTCCGCAGGTGGATATCACCACCATGTGGCCATGAACACCTGGAACTCAGCAGGTGCAGGTCCACGCGCAGCAACCTTGGGTCTTGCTGATGTAGCAGTGATCGTTCCAGTCCGTGAGGATCTGGACATGCTGGTCTCACGCCTAAAGGGGGAGGAATTCTTTGACAACGGCACCTCTGTTGTGACCCGTGATCCATGGGGAACGCACATCACCGTTTCACTTCCGGGTGTCTCAACAGATGAACTTCTGAACCGATAA
- a CDS encoding indole-3-glycerol-phosphate synthase — MVATENRMLMEIAAEISAREATLGFQEVKTKSRSAGLTAAFDIASVFFSSGCNVVVAFDRFASNWSDHSDHVDYAAQVAGFGASMLAYTVRRGQFDTAVRDIRDIKSEVDIPILLHDPIIDPYQIHEARVMGIDALQFPVWAMEQARLESLVDRTESLGMTAIVSVRNHEEAHRAVDAGATVVAIDITGYTGSLTLPEAFSGITQFMPKEVARIVLGGCSSPKELMRFARHSADAIFVPHADLATTKSLVTAGMHPACPSR; from the coding sequence ATGGTTGCAACAGAGAACCGCATGTTGATGGAAATCGCTGCGGAAATATCGGCTCGGGAAGCAACGCTTGGTTTTCAAGAAGTCAAAACTAAATCTCGATCAGCAGGTCTCACGGCGGCTTTCGATATTGCTTCAGTCTTTTTTTCGTCTGGATGTAATGTCGTAGTCGCCTTTGATCGTTTTGCATCCAATTGGTCTGATCATTCGGATCATGTGGACTACGCTGCACAGGTTGCGGGTTTTGGCGCATCAATGCTTGCATATACGGTGCGCAGGGGACAGTTTGATACCGCAGTACGCGATATCAGGGACATCAAATCTGAAGTAGACATTCCCATTCTGCTTCATGATCCCATCATCGATCCGTATCAAATCCACGAAGCCCGCGTCATGGGCATCGACGCTCTTCAATTCCCCGTATGGGCGATGGAACAAGCTCGACTGGAATCTTTGGTGGACCGCACCGAATCATTGGGCATGACAGCCATCGTGTCTGTGCGAAACCACGAAGAAGCGCATCGTGCAGTGGACGCAGGAGCGACAGTGGTAGCAATTGATATTACTGGTTATACCGGCTCACTCACTTTGCCTGAAGCGTTTTCGGGTATCACCCAATTCATGCCCAAAGAGGTAGCCCGCATTGTGCTCGGAGGTTGCAGCAGCCCTAAAGAACTCATGCGGTTTGCACGACATTCTGCAGACGCCATCTTTGTTCCACATGCAGACCTCGCCACCACAAAATCTCTTGTGACAGCAGGTATGCATCCAGCGTGCCCATCGCGTTGA